One part of the Prunus persica cultivar Lovell chromosome G5, Prunus_persica_NCBIv2, whole genome shotgun sequence genome encodes these proteins:
- the LOC18778122 gene encoding pentatricopeptide repeat-containing protein At5g61990, mitochondrial — protein sequence MGLFSHGYLLAFQLNNRIGIAKARLVISIKYCTSQSETCKQDEDTVREISTILKHNDWHIALNSSDLPKKLNPHVVRAVLQQNHQVGDPKRLLSFFIWTDTHIGVPQNLHSFSILAVALCNSKLFEQAHAVLERIVKSRKPPLEVVNSLVMCFREFDGSDRVVFEILINAFKMAGHLNEAADAFLAVKKVGIFPGLDCCNSLLKDLLKCNRLELFWKVYDAMLEAKVNPDFYTYTNVINAHCKAGNAGQGKRCLHEMEEKGCNPNLSTYNVVIGALCRTGGVDEALEVKKAMVEKGLVPDRYTYSALLDGLCRHKRSEEAKLILKDMYDMGLNPENTCYIVLIDGFIKEGNMEEALSIKGEMIARGVKLCDASYNAILAGVCRNGTMEKAEAVLNEMNVMGIKPNAQTFKFLIDGYCREQSMVKAYEILNEMKKRNLAPNVYTYGVIINGLSRCGDLQRANKVLKEMITRGLKPGAVIYTTVIRGHVQEGKFEEAIKLFKGMNEKGIMPDVFCYNSLIIGLCKARKMEEARTYFLEMVERGLRPNAYTYGAFVHGHCKDGEMQLANRYFQEMLGCGIAPNDVIYTALIEGHCKEGNLTEAYSAFRCMLGRGVLPDIKTYSVIIHGLSKNGKLQEAMGVFSELLGKDLVPDVFTYSSLISGFCKQGNVDKAFQLLELMCQRGIDPNIVTYNALINGLCKSGDVDKARELFDGISGKGLTPNAVTYATMMGGYSKAGKLTEAFRLLDEMLLHGFPTDSFIYCTLIDGCCKAGDTEKALSLFEDVVEKGFAATASFNALINGFCKLGKMMEAIRLFEDMVDKHVTPNHVSYTILIVSLSKEGLMNESEQLFLEMQKRNLTPTIVTYTSLLHGYNITGSRFKMFALFEEMMARGLKPDEVNYGMMVDAYCKEGDWVKCLKLVDEVLVNGTIMNSIVVDALTINLFQKEEFSEVMKSLDEMGEQGFALSLATCSTLVRGFYRLGNVEKAARILESMLSFGWVSQSTSLSDLINEDRNEASSGIC from the coding sequence ATGGGTTTATTTTCACATGGATACCTCCTTGCATTTCAGCTAAACAATCGAATTGGTATTGCAAAAGCAAGACTTGTAATTTCAATCAAATATTGCACCTCGCAATCAGAGACCTGTAAACAGGACGAGGACACAGTGAGAGAAATCTCTACCATTCTCAAACACAACGACTGGCACATCGCTTTGAACTCCTCAGACCTCCCCAAGAAGCTAAACCCTCATGTCGTCCGAGCCGTTCTGCAACAAAACCATCAGGTTGGTGACCCCAAACGCCTTCTCAGTTTCTTCATTTGGACTGATACCCACATTGGTGTTCCTCAAAATTTACATTCTTTTTCGATTCTTGCTGTTGCTTTATGCAATTCCAAGCTGTTTGAGCAAGCTCATGCTGTGCTAGAGAGAATAGTTAAGAGCCGCAAGCCGCCTTTGGAAGTTGTGAATTCTCTTGTCATGTGTTTTAGAGAGTTTGATGGGTCAGATAGAGTGgtttttgagattttgattAATGCTTTCAAGATGGCGGGACACTTGAATGAGGCTGCTGATGCATTTTTGGCAGTTAAGAAAGTTGGGATTTTCCCAGGATTGGATTGCTGCAATTCTCTGTTGAAGGACTTGTTGAAATGTAATAGGTTGGAGTTGTTCTGGAAGGTGTATGACGCGATGTTAGAGGCTAAGGTAAACCCTGATTTTTATACTTATACCAATGTGATCAATGCACATTGTAAGGCTGGGAATGCTGGGCAGGGTAAGAGATGTCTCCATGAGATGGAGGAGAAGGGCTGCAATCCAAATTTAAGTACCTACAATGTGGTGATTGGTGCGTTGTGTAGAACTGGGGGGGTTGATGAAGCTTTAGAGGTAAAGAAGGCTATGGTTGAGAAGGGGTTGGTCCCAGATAGGTATACTTATTCGGCGCTTCTTGATGGGTTGTGCAGACATAAGAGATCAGAAGAAGCAAAATTGATATTGAAAGACATGTATGATATGGGTTTGAATCCTGAAAACACCTGCTACATTGTGTTGATTGATGGGTTCATAAAAGAAGGTAACATGGAAGAGGCCCTGAGTATCAAAGGCGAGATGATTGCTAGAGGAGTTAAGTTGTGCGATGCCTCATATAATGCAATTTTGGCTGGGGTCTGTAGAAATGGTACGATGGAGAAGGCGGAAGCTGTCCTGAATGAGATGAATGTTATGGGCATTAAACCTAACGCCCAGACATTTAAGTTTTTAATTGATGGGTATTGTCGGGAGCAAAGTATGGTAAAGGCTTATGAGATACTTAATgaaatgaagaagaggaacttGGCACCCAATGTGTACACTTATGGAGTGATAATCAATGGCCTAAGCCGGTGTGGAGATCTGCAAAGGGCTAATAAAGTTTTGAAGGAAATGATTACCAGGGGTTTAAAACCAGGTGCTGTTATCTACACAACTGTAATTAGAGGTCATGTTCAGGaaggaaaatttgaagagGCAATAAAACTCTTTAAAGGAATGAATGAAAAGGGGATCATGCCCGATGTCTTTTGCTACAATTCTCTTATAATTGGACTGTGCAAAGCCAGGAAAATGGAAGAAGCCAGGACTTACTTCTTGGAAATGGTTGAGAGAGGATTAAGGCCTAATGCATATACTTATGGAGCTTTTGTTCATGGGCACTGTAAGGATGGGGAAATGCAACTTGCGAATAGATATTTCCAGGAGATGCTAGGTTGTGGTATAGCTCCTAATGATGTTATCTACACAGCCCTGATTGAAGGACACTGCAAAGAGGGTAACTTAACAGAAGCATATTCAGCATTTAGGTGTATGCTTGGACGAGGGGTGCTCCCAGACATCAAAACTTACAGTGTCATTATTCATGGTCTCTCTAAGAATGGAAAACTTCAAGAAGCAATGGGGGTTTTCTCTGAGCTCCTTGGCAAGGACCTGGTTCCAGATGTTTTTACTTACAGCTCTCTCATTTCTGGCTTTTGTAAGCAAGGAAATGTAGATAAGGCTTTCCAACTTCTTGAACTGATGTGTCAGAGAGGCATCGATCCCAACATTGTTACTTATAACGCCTTGATTAATGGACTGTGCAAGTCAGGTGACGTTGATAAAGCCAGAGAACTGTTTGATGGAATCTCAGGAAAGGGTTTGACTCCTAATGCCGTGACTTATGCTACAATGATGGGTGGATACAGCAAAGCTGGAAAATTAACCGAGGCATTTCGATTATTAGATGAGATGCTACTACATGGGTTTCCTACTGATAGTTTCATCTACTGCACCCTCATTGATGGGTGCTGCAAGGCAGGTGATACGGAGAAGGCCCTGTCTTTATTCGAGGATGTGGTGGAGAAGGGCTTTGCTGCTACTGCGTCTTTCAATGCATTGATTAATGGCTTCTGCAAATTAGGGAAGATGATGGAAGCTATTCGGTTGTTTGAAGATATGGTGGATAAGCATGTGACACCAAATCATGTGTCCTACACAATTTTGATTGTTTCTCTCAGCAAAGAGGGATTGATGAACGAATCAGAACAGCTCTTTCTGGAAATGCAGAAAAGGAATCTGACACCAACTATTGTAACCTATACTTCACTTTTACACGGCTACAATATCACAGGAAGCAGATTTAAGATGTTTGCTCTTTTTGAGGAGATGATGGCAAGGGGACTCAAGCCTGATGAAGTTAACTATGGTATGATGGTTGATGCATATTGCAAAGAAGGCGACTGGGTAAAATGTTTAAAGCTGGTGGATGAAGTTTTGGTCAATGGTACAATCATGAACAGTATTGTGGTAGATGCACTGACAATTAACCTATTCCAAAAGGAAGAATTTTCTGAAGTGATGAAGTCACTTGATGAAATGGGAGAACAAGGATTTGCGCTCAGTCTTGCTACATGTAGCACATTAGTTCGTGGGTTTTACAGATTAGGGAATGTGGAGAAAGCAGCAAGGATTCTGGAGAGCATGCTTAGCTTTGGATGGGTTTCACAGTCCACTAGCTTAAGTGACTTAATAAATGAAGACCGAAATGAGGCTAGTTCCGGAATATGTTGA